The genomic stretch GACGGCGTCGGGCTCGGGGACGATCTCCAACACGGCGACGATCGCGGCGCCGGTGGGGACGAACGACCCGGCGGGGAACAACTCGGCGACCGACAACAACACGGTCATCACGCCGACGGCGGACCTGTCGATCCACCAAGACGGACGGGGTGACCGGCGTCAATCAGAACGGCACGGTCACGTACACGATCGTCGCGTCGAACGCCGGCCCGAGCGCAGTGACGGCGGCGACGGTGACCGACAACTTCCCGGCGTCGGTCACGGGTGCCACGTGGACCTGTACGGCGAGTGCGGGATCGGTCTGCCCGGCGAGCGGCAGCGGCAACCTCGCCGCGTCGGTGAACCTGCTCTCGGGTGGTACGGCGACGTTCACCGTGACGGCGACGGCGAGCGGGTCGGGGACCATCTCCAACACGGCGACCATCGCGGCGCCGGTGGGAACGAACGATCCCGCGGGGAACAACAGCGCGACGGACAACAACACGGTCATCACGCCGACGGCGGACTTGTCGATCAGCAAGACCGACGGCGTGACGGGGGTGAACCAGAACGGGACGGTGACGTACACGATCGTCGCGTCGAACGCGGGACCGAGCGCGGTGACGGCGGCGACGGTGACCGACAACTTCCCGGCGGCGCTGACGGGTGCGACCTGGACGTGTACGGCGAGCGCCGGGTCGGTCTGTCCGGCGAGCGGGTCGGGCAATCTCGCCGCCTCGGTGAACCTGCTCAGCGGCGGGACGGCGACGTTCACGGTGACGGCGACGGCCAGCGGCTCGGGGACGATCTCGAACACCGCGACGATCGCGGCGCCGGTGGGCGTGAACGATCCGGCCGGCAACAACAGCGCGACCGACAACACGGTCATCACGCCGACGGCGAACCTCGCGATCACGAAGACCGACGGTGTGACCGGGGTGAACCAGAACGGCACGGTGACGTACACGATCGTGGCGTCGAACGCAGGTCCGAGTGCGGTGACGGCGGCGACGGTCACCGACAACTTCCCGGCGTCGGTCACGGGTGCGACGTGGACGTGCACCGCGAGTGCCGGGTCGTCGGCGCTGCCCGGCGAGCGGAGCGGGAATCTCGCGGCGTCGGTGAACCTGCTCATCGGCGGCACGCC from Gemmatimonadota bacterium encodes the following:
- a CDS encoding DUF11 domain-containing protein, translating into MTGVNQNGTVTYTIVASNAGPSAVTAATVTDNFPASVTGATWTCTASAGSVCPASGSGNLAASVNLLSGGTATFTVTATASGSGTISNTATIAAPVGTNDPAGNNSATDNNTVITPTADLSISKTDGVTGVNQNGTVTYTIVASNAGPSAVTAATVTDNFPAALTGATWTCTASAGSVCPASGSGNLAASVNLLSGGTATFTVTATASGSGTISNTATIAAPVGVNDPAGNNSATDNTVITPTANLAITKTDGVTGVNQNGTVTYTIVASNAGPSAVTAATVTDNFPASVTGATWTCTASAGSSALPGERSGNLAASVNLLIGGTPRRSR